The genomic segment AAAATATCAACGAGGAAAATAATTATTCATACAAATTTTGGTCACAAAATGATTATTTTTCAATTTTTTAACAAAACAAGTTGAATAATTCACAAAGATGTTGTACACTATATTTGTAGTTGTTAAGGCGGATCAATTCTTCTTAATAAATGGTGTTGGTAGCTTTGGAAACGCATAAAAAAATTTGGAGGTAAGGATATATTATGATTAAATCAAACAAAAAAAGAGCGCTATTTTTAGGAGCTTGTGCATCAATTGTCATTTTTGCAGCAGGTTGTGGAAATAATGAAGATACAGCTGACAAAGAATCAACAGCTTCTTCAGTTGCTGAAAGCACAGAAGTTGTAACAACAGCATCTATTAGTAATGATCCAGCAGATGTAATGGCAGGACTTAGTGCAGATGGTACTTGGATCTATGCAATCACAGAAGATGTAACGTTATCTGAAGATCTTGTTGTAACAGGAACTTTCCATGACAAAGGTGAAGAAAGCGGAGATATTTACCGTAAATTAGCTTTGTACTCACAAGATGATGACCATAATGTAACAGATGAATTTACCTTAACAGCACCAACTATGACTGTTGAATCTCCAAACTTTAAAATCCAAAATGGAACATTTGTTGGAGATGTTGTAGTAAAAGCTGAAGGATTCGAACTTGCTGAATCAACAGTTGAAGGAAATGTTACATTCGATTCTCAAGAATTAATGGATTCTGCAGTATTAGATGCAGGTACTGTAACTGGAGAAACAACTGTAGCTGAATAAATTAACTAAATCGTTTATAAACATCTTGTCTCTATCTAACAAAGAGGCAGGATGTTTTTTTGTTCTAAACATTTCAGCTGCTAAATTTTATTTAGAAATTATTTAGTGGGGAAAAATTGTTAAAACTTGACTTAGAACTATAAAAATCCTTAGTATGAGAATAGAAAAAGAATTCAACGAAATAGTAAAGGGGAATGAGCCAATGCAAACCATCACATTAGCTAATGGAATAGAAATACCCGTAGTCGGAACAGGAACGAACACCTATGGAAAAGAAGGCAATCAATACAATGGAGAATTGAATGGAGACTTTAGTGCATTGAAGTCAGCTATTCAAGCTGGATACCGACTGGTTGATACGGCTATTTCTTACCGAAATGAAGCGGGAGTTGGAAAGACAATTTTTGAAAGTGGCATTCCTCGTGAAGAATTTTATATCACTACAAAAATTCCTGCTGATGATGCTTATATTGGTTCAAAAGAACTAGTAGAACAAACCGTACTAAACAGTTTGAAAAATCTAAAAACAGATTTTATTGATCTCTATTTGATCCATCAACCCATTGAAGATGAAGCAAAATTGAAACAGACTTGGCAAGTATTAGAATCTTTTGTGGACAACGGGAAAATTAAATCGATAGGTGTATCGAATTTTACCATTGAACTGTTGGAAACTGTGCATAACTTTGCTCGTATTCAACCAGTAGTAAACCAAATTCAATCTAATCCACATACTTGGAACCATGAATTGATTGACTATCTGCTTAAAAATGACATTGTCCCAGAAGCTTGGGGACCATTAAGTAAAGTAACCCAAGAACAAATCGATAAGTTGAATAAAATTGCTGAGAATTATGGAAAAAACTGGGGACAAGTTTTGTTGCGCTATCAAATCCAAAGAGGTGTAGTGGTTATTCCAAAGTCTCATAACGTAGAACGACAAGCGTCAAATTTAGAATTGTTTGATTTTGAATTGACAAAAGAAGATCAATTTATAATTGAGTCTTTATAATTGAAAAGCTTATTTAAGTGATCAGGCTTAAATAAGCTTTTCGTCATCTATATAAACAACTAAATAGGGAAATAAAAGAAAAAAGGAGACGTTTAAATGAACCGAATCAATTTAATTTGTCTAGGGGTAAGAGATATGAAGGCTGCTTTAGATTTTTATAAGCGTATCGGCTTTCAAACGTTCGAAAAGACGGAACAACCAGCTATCGTTTTTTTCAATAATCAAGGAAGTAAGTTAGAATTATTTCCAATCGAAGAATTAGCAAAGGATATTAATGAAGCAGCGCCTCCGATGATCCAAGAACGTGGATTTAATGGGATAACTTTAGCGTGTAATGTGAAATCAAAAAATGAAGTAGATGATATGATGGCTCGCGTAAAGAAGAATGGTGGAGAAATCGTAAAAGATCCGGTGAGAACAAGTTGGGGAGGATATAGTGGGTATTTTCAAGATATAGAAGGTTATTATTGGGAAGTTGCTTACGGACCTAGTTGGAAATTCGATGAGAATGAAATGCTCATTATTGAAGAAACTCAAATTTAAAAAGGAGAAACGTGATGGCCATTAGAAAGTTTACAGAATCAGATTTAGAAGCTTGTACGGAACTGTTGATAACTGTGTATAACCGAGAGCCTTGGAATGAAAAGTGGACAAAAATGACCGCTGGCAATCATTTAACCGAGCTTATCCACCGAATGCGTTCATTTGGCTATGTTTTTGTGGACAAAACGACTATTGTGGGAGTCTTATTCGGTGTTGAGCGCACATTTTGGTCTGGAGAGGAAGTTTATGTGGATGAATTTTTTATTCATCCAAGTTATCAACAAAAAGGTATTGGAAAAGAAATGATGCGTCACTTAGAAGTCTACTGCAAAGAAAATGACCTTGAAGATATTACGTTACTAACAGATAAAATGGTACCCGCACACGTCTTCTATCAGAAGCTAGGGTTTAAAATGTCTAATAAAACTGTTTTTATGTACAAAAGTTGTTAAGACTGATAATTTAAAATAAAAAAACGGATTCAACTAGAAAAGAGTATAAGTTGAATCCGTTTTTTATTGGTCTTCTAGGTCCCAATCGATTTGCGGAGTATAGCGGTAAAAGGCTAAATCAACTTTGCCAGCTTTTGTTAAAGCGATACCCTCTGATAATAAACGGTCTTTTTGAGTAAAAGCTCCTTCAGCATCTTTTATAACAACTTCACCTTTAGCATTGATTATTCGATGCCAAGGCAAGTTATAGTTCTGGCTCATTGAATGCAAGATACGAACTACTTGTCTTGCTCCGCGGGGATTTCCAGCTAATCCAGCTATTTGACCATATGTCATAACTTTTCCACTTGGAATCGATTGGATGATTTTGATAACACGGTTTGTAAAGGGAGTCATGAAAATAGTCCTTTCTGTCTTCTAACATAAACAACTTTCTTCTATCGTAACCGAAAATAAGACAAAAAAATAGCCGTCCACTAAAATTATTGCTAGTGAGCGGCTATTTGGTTAGGATAATTTTGCTTCAAAACGTTTGGCTACTTTTGATAATGCGTAACAAACAATGAAGTAGAAGAACGCTAAAGCGATGAACATTGGAATCACATAGGTGGTATTTTGACCATAAATAATTCTAGCGTTATGTGTCAACTCAGGCAAAGAAATAATGGTTGCTAATGAAGTATCTTTGATCAATGATACTAATTGGCTGACAATAGGTGGTACCATAGCTTTAAAGGCTTGTGGAATAATGATAATCCACAAGGTTTGTAGATAAGTTAATCCAGTTGAACGACCAGCTTCCATCTGTCCAGAAGGAACAGAATTTAAACCAGCACGAATGATTTCTGAAAGCATAGCAGATTCAAAAATCGTCATAGCAGCTACGGCTGACCAAAAGATATCTAAACGAATACCAATTTGTGGTAAGGCGAAATAAGTAAAAAAGATAATTAATAATAATGGTAAATTACGTATTAAGTCAATGATAGCCCCGACGATTTTCGAAAAAACGGGAATTTTCATATAGCGAAGCAATCCTAAAATAGCTCCAATAATGAAACTGAAAATAATGGAAAGTAAGGCTACTTCTACTGTAACGAGAAGTCCATCCAGTAAGAAGCGGATGTTCATCCATGAAAAAGCTTCTATAATAGTCAAATGATTTCTCCTCCTTTTAAGATGTTACATTTAAGCGGCGTTCGATATAACTCATCAAGTAAGTTAAAGGTAATGTAATGATGAGGTAAATTAAACCAATTAAAATATACGAGTCAAACGTATTAAATGTCTCACTGGCGATCAGATCACCTTGATACATCAAGTCTAGACCTGTAACCATTGCTAGAACAGATGAGTTCTTTACTAAATTAATAAATTGATTGCCAAGCGGCGGGATAACGATTTTGAAGGCTTGCGGTAAAATAATATAACGCATCGTTTCATTTTGAGTCAACCCTGTTGAAAGTCCAGCTTCTGTTTGACCTTTTGGCACGCCCATGATTCCGGCACGAACCGTTTCTGCAATAAATGCAGAAGTGTAGATTGTTAAACCAATCGTACCAGCTACAAAACCATCAATAGAGAACCAATATAAAGGCACGACTACATAAAAGAACATCACAATGATCAAAAGAGGAATATTCTTAAAGAACTCAACATAAGCATTTGCCAAACCTTTGATCCATTTTGTTTTAGATAATTGAAAGATTGCCATTAATGTCCCAATGATCAGACTGAAAAATAAGGCAATGATACTTGAATACAGTGTATTTAGAAACCCATCGATTAAAACATCGGAGTAGGTTGTTAAGATCGTTAGCATAGGTGCACCTCGCTTTATTATTTCTTAGCAGTAAATTCCTGCTTATAGGGTGTAATTTGAAAATGATTAGTCCAATTCAGGGATCCATTTAGCGTAAATTTCATCGTATACGCCGTTAGCTTTGATGGTATCCAAGGCCTTATTGACTTCTTGTAAGAAAATATCTTGTCCTTTATTTATTGCAATACCATAAGGTTCTTGAGTAAAGTTTCCTCCGGCTAACCGGTAGCCAGGGTTATCCGCGATAATCCCTAATAAAATAGCATTATCTGTTGTAACAGCATCTCCTTGGCCAGATTGTAAAGCAGTAAAGGCTTCAGAATAATTTTCTAATTCTAATACATTTGCCTCAGGAGACAACTCACGAATATTTTGTGCTGAAGTTGAGCCTTTAACGGCCAATACAGTTGTTTCAGCAGATAGATCCTCTAAATTTTGGATAGAACTGTCATTTGGAACCAACAAGGCTTGACCAGCATCAAAGTAAACATCTGTAAAGTTTACTTGTTGTTTTCGTTCTTCTGTGATGGTCATCGTTGCTATAATAGCATCGATGTTTCCGTTTTTTAATAAAGGAATCCGTGTTTTAGAAGTTACTTCAACAAATTCTGCATTATCAGCGTTTCCAGTAATTTCTTTAGTGATAGCTTTGGCAATATCGATATCGAAACCTCTGATCTCACTAGATTGAATATCGTAAAGACCAAAAAGATTGGTATCGACTTTTACGCCCCAAGTTAGGGTCGGATTTTCTTTTATCCGTTCTGTTATATCTATTTCAGCTGCACTTTTAGAACCACAAGCAGCAAGAAATAAAACAGGCAGGAGTAAGAGAAGAAAAAGAGATGGTTTGTTTGATTTTTTCA from the Carnobacterium inhibens subsp. inhibens DSM 13024 genome contains:
- a CDS encoding aldo/keto reductase family protein, giving the protein MQTITLANGIEIPVVGTGTNTYGKEGNQYNGELNGDFSALKSAIQAGYRLVDTAISYRNEAGVGKTIFESGIPREEFYITTKIPADDAYIGSKELVEQTVLNSLKNLKTDFIDLYLIHQPIEDEAKLKQTWQVLESFVDNGKIKSIGVSNFTIELLETVHNFARIQPVVNQIQSNPHTWNHELIDYLLKNDIVPEAWGPLSKVTQEQIDKLNKIAENYGKNWGQVLLRYQIQRGVVVIPKSHNVERQASNLELFDFELTKEDQFIIESL
- a CDS encoding VOC family protein yields the protein MNRINLICLGVRDMKAALDFYKRIGFQTFEKTEQPAIVFFNNQGSKLELFPIEELAKDINEAAPPMIQERGFNGITLACNVKSKNEVDDMMARVKKNGGEIVKDPVRTSWGGYSGYFQDIEGYYWEVAYGPSWKFDENEMLIIEETQI
- a CDS encoding GNAT family N-acetyltransferase, with translation MAIRKFTESDLEACTELLITVYNREPWNEKWTKMTAGNHLTELIHRMRSFGYVFVDKTTIVGVLFGVERTFWSGEEVYVDEFFIHPSYQQKGIGKEMMRHLEVYCKENDLEDITLLTDKMVPAHVFYQKLGFKMSNKTVFMYKSC
- a CDS encoding MGMT family protein; translated protein: MTPFTNRVIKIIQSIPSGKVMTYGQIAGLAGNPRGARQVVRILHSMSQNYNLPWHRIINAKGEVVIKDAEGAFTQKDRLLSEGIALTKAGKVDLAFYRYTPQIDWDLEDQ
- a CDS encoding amino acid ABC transporter permease; this encodes MNIRFLLDGLLVTVEVALLSIIFSFIIGAILGLLRYMKIPVFSKIVGAIIDLIRNLPLLLIIFFTYFALPQIGIRLDIFWSAVAAMTIFESAMLSEIIRAGLNSVPSGQMEAGRSTGLTYLQTLWIIIIPQAFKAMVPPIVSQLVSLIKDTSLATIISLPELTHNARIIYGQNTTYVIPMFIALAFFYFIVCYALSKVAKRFEAKLS
- a CDS encoding amino acid ABC transporter permease — encoded protein: MLTILTTYSDVLIDGFLNTLYSSIIALFFSLIIGTLMAIFQLSKTKWIKGLANAYVEFFKNIPLLIIVMFFYVVVPLYWFSIDGFVAGTIGLTIYTSAFIAETVRAGIMGVPKGQTEAGLSTGLTQNETMRYIILPQAFKIVIPPLGNQFINLVKNSSVLAMVTGLDLMYQGDLIASETFNTFDSYILIGLIYLIITLPLTYLMSYIERRLNVTS
- a CDS encoding transporter substrate-binding domain-containing protein → MKKSNKPSLFLLLLLPVLFLAACGSKSAAEIDITERIKENPTLTWGVKVDTNLFGLYDIQSSEIRGFDIDIAKAITKEITGNADNAEFVEVTSKTRIPLLKNGNIDAIIATMTITEERKQQVNFTDVYFDAGQALLVPNDSSIQNLEDLSAETTVLAVKGSTSAQNIRELSPEANVLELENYSEAFTALQSGQGDAVTTDNAILLGIIADNPGYRLAGGNFTQEPYGIAINKGQDIFLQEVNKALDTIKANGVYDEIYAKWIPELD